One window of the Salvia splendens isolate huo1 chromosome 1, SspV2, whole genome shotgun sequence genome contains the following:
- the LOC121800896 gene encoding peroxisomal membrane protein 11A-like: MDSNPDPKPQNPNPPPKSPPKNNKDFLIHLETYLAKRDGVDKLLKISRYAAKIALASSLLRHHTPLSARLKSFESSVGVSRKAFRLGKFVQDVNALRAIDAASHSRLSLILSVVAYGGEGVYYFIEQLVWLGKAGLIDKRHLNLLQKWSAWCEFVGYFGSVSLKVMELREIEVQERCAASSVDVAVVRGIKCGEEQERLRKLREKKVMKRLSVVQDLADGLMALADIRDGRGGVLASPLLLSSAGMLSALISTHKNWISC, translated from the coding sequence ATGGATTCAAACCCTGATCCCAAACCCCAAAACCCCAATCCTCCCCCAAAATCCCCACCCAAAAACAACAAGGATTTCCTAATCCACCTCGAAACCTACTTAGCCAAGCGCGACGGTGTCGACAAACTCCTCAAAATCTCGCGCTACGCCGCCAAGATCGCCCTCGCCTCCTCCCTCCTCCGCCACCACACCCCGCTCTCCGCCCGCCTCAAATCGTTCGAATCAAGCGTCGGCGTTAGCCGTAAAGCATTCCGCCTCGGCAAATTCGTTCAGGATGTCAACGCTCTCCGCGCGATCGATGCCGCTTCCCACTCCCGCCTCAGCCTGATCCTCTCCGTCGTCGCCTACGGCGGCGAGGGTGTCTACTATTTCATCGAGCAGCTGGTGTGGCTGGGGAAGGCGGGGCTGATCGACAAGAGGCATCTAAACTTGCTGCAGAAATGGAGCGCGTGGTGCGAGTTTGTTGGCTATTTCGGGAGCGTGAGCTTGAAGGTGATGGAGCTGCGGGAGATCGAGGTGCAGGAGAGGTGCGCGGCGTCGAGCGTGGATGTGGCGGTGGTGAGGGGGATTAAGTGCGGGGAGGAGCAGGAGAGGCTGAGGAAATTGAGGGAGAAGAAGGTGATGAAGCGGCTCTCGGTGGTGCAAGATTTGGCCGATGGATTGATGGCGCTGGCGGATATTAGAGACGGCAGAGGAGGAGTTCTGGCGTCACCGCTCTTGCTGTCCTCGGCTGGGATGCTCTCCGCGCTTATTAGTACTCATAAGAATTGGATTTCTTGCTGA
- the LOC121753191 gene encoding NEDD8-conjugating enzyme Ubc12, which yields MIRLFKVKEKQRELAESANGKPPVKKQSAGELRLQKDISELNLPKTCTISFPNGKDELMTFEVTIRPDEGYYLNGTFVFSFQISPIYPHEAPKVKCKTKVYHPNIDLDGNVCLNILREDWKPVLNINTIIYGLYHLFTEPNHEDPLNHDAAAVLRDNPKMFESNARRAMAGGYVGQTFFPRCI from the exons ATGATTAGGTTGttcaaagtaaaagaaaaacagaGAGAGCTTGCAGAAAGTGCTAATGGGAAGCCTCCAGTGAAGAAACAAAGTGCTGGAGAACTTCGTCTTCAAAAAG ATATCAGTGAACTGAATCTGCCAAAAACCTGTACCATTTCATTCCCTAATGGCAAGGACGAACTGATGACTTTTGAAGTTACCATTCGCCCTGATGAAGGATATTATCT GAATGGAACATTTGTTTTCTCATTTCAAATTTCACCCATCTATCCTCACGAGGCACCAAAGGTGAAATGCAAGACAAAG GTCTACCATCCAAATATTGACTTAGATGGAAATGTCTGTCTAAACATTCTTCGTGAAGACTGGAAACCTGTTCTGAACATAAACACCATCATTTACGGGTTGTATCACCTTTTCACG GAACCTAACCACGAGGATCCACTCAATCATGACGCTGCTGCTGTGCTGAGAGACAACCCAAAAATGTTTGAGTCTAATGCTAGGAGAGCAATGGCTGGTGGCTACGTTGGCCAAACTTTCTTCCCGCGCTGCATATAG
- the LOC121800890 gene encoding DNA-3-methyladenine glycosylase 1-like has product MSAATEKIGAVTRCILAPTGNRVRILEEQTRRNEMMKKPPEKPKRVAARSPAKPAATAAAAVILRCDVSADTSSDSSTSASSSGTGSIVKSAKTTSSRRKENGNGVVRAAEGVGALSLSPAVPLPVKRCDWITPTSEPLYTSFHDEEWGVPVLDDVKLLELLVYSQALAELSWPLILSKRAVFRKVFNDFDPKSVASLDDKRLPSVRLLSEPKVRAIVDNAKQMLKIQQEFASFSNYCWRFVNHKPIKSGFRYARQVPSKTPKSDLMSRDLMQRGFRCVGPTVVYSFMQVAGLVNDHPVTCYRYNQCSHDFDKVPTAEDEAA; this is encoded by the exons ATGTCTGCTGCTACGGAGAAGATCGGAGCCGTAACCCGGTGTATACTCGCTCCGACGGGAAATAGGGTTCGGATTCTCGAAGAGCAGACGCGACGGAACGAGATGATGAAGAAGCCACCGGAGAAGCCTAAGAGAGTAGCTGCGCGGTCACCGGCGAAACCTGCGGCCACAGCCGCCGCTGCTGTTATTTTGCGGTGCGACGTCTCAGCTGATACATCTTCCGACTCTTCTACCTCGGCTTCGTCGTCCGGTACTGGTTCAATTGTTAAATCTGCTAAAACTACGAGCTCGAGACGGAAGGAGAATGGAAACGGCGTCGTTAGAGCGGCGGAAGGAGTTGGAGCTCTGTCGCTCTCCCCTGCGGTTCCGCTTCCTGTTAAGCGCTGCGATTGGATCACACCGACTTCTG AGCCACTTTATACTTCTTTTCATGACGAGGAATGGGGAGTTCCGGTCCTTGATGATGTCAAGCTGCTCGAACTGCTGGTTTATTCGCAAGCATTAGCCGAGCTCTCCTGGCCATTGATTCTTAGCAAACGAGCAGTATTTAG AAAGGTTTTTAATGACTTTGATCCAAAGTCAGTTGCAAGTCTCGATGACAAGAGATTGCCCTCTGTTAGATTGCTCTCGGAACCAAAAGTTCGTGCAATTGTTGACAATGCTAAACAGATGCTCAAG ATCCAGCAAGAGTTTGCCTCCTTCAGCAACTACTGCTGGCGCTTCGTAAACCATAAACCTATAAAGAGTGGGTTCCGTTATGCACGCCAAGTGCCGAGTAAGACACCAAAATCAGATCTGATGAGCAGGGATCTGATGCAGAGAGGGTTCCGTTGTGTCGGGCCAACAGTTGTGTACTCGTTCATGCAAGTTGCTGGTCTAGTAAACGATCATCCCGTGACATGCTACAGATACAACCAATGCAGCCATGATTTTGACAAAGTTCCGACAGCTGAGGATGAAGCAGCGTAG